The genomic window CCTTCTCGAGGTGGTCCATGATCCGGCCGGGGGTGCCGACGACGACGTGCACGCCACGACGCAGGGCGCTCAGCTGCACGCCGTAGCCCTGACCGCCGTACACCGGAAGCACCTTCACGCCCGGCATCCGTGAGGCGTACTTCTCGAACGCCTCGCACACCTGGAGCGCGAGCTCACGGGTCGGGGCCAGGACGAGCGCCTGGGGCGACTTCTGCTTGGGGTCGAGCCGGCTGAGGATCGGCAGCGCGAAGGCCGCGGTCTTGCCCGTGCCCGTCTGCGCCAGCCCGACGACGTGACGCCCCTCCAGCAGTGCCGGGATCGTCGCCGCCTGGATCGGGGACGGCGTCTCGTAGCCGATGTCCTTCAGGGCGCGCACGACCCGGTCGTCGAGACCGAGGTCGGCGAAGGACTGCTGGTCGGGCTCCGGGCTGGTCACGCTGTCGTCACTCACAACCCGACCGTAGTCGTGCCCGGCCCGTCGGGACACGTTTGGCCCCTGACGGATACGTCACGGCAGGGCGCGAAGGGGGTGGCCCCCGGCCCTCAGCGACCCGTGAGCAGGTCGACGGTGAGATCGACGTGCCCGAGGTGCTGGAAGAGCTCCTCGACGACGTGCAGCACGACGAAGCCCTGGGTGATGACCTCTGGCTCCCCAGTGCTCCATCACCCCGCAGCAGTGCGTGATGAGCGCGAAGACGCTGTTGGCGCCCTCGAGGTCGGGCGGTCAGGACAGCAGCTCATCACCGCCGACCTCACGAGCTCGTCCGCCTTCGTGAGCAGTCGGACCAACGCGGTCTCGACGTACCACTGGGCCGTGGCCCGATCGATGCCCTCGCTCACGACCCGCTCCCCTTCGAGGCTCCTTCCTCGCGCCTGAGGACACCGCCTTCGTCCTGCTCGAAGTCGACCACGCTCCCCGTCTCGAGCAGCTCGACGAACTGCGCCTCGGTGAGGATCGGCCGGCCGAGATCGCGGGCCCTGGCCTCCTTCGTGCCGGCGTTGTCCCCGACGACCACCCAGTCGGTCTTCTTGCTCACCGACCCGGACGCCTTGCCGCCGCGCTCGAGGATGGCCTCCTTGGCGGAGTCGCGGCTGAACTCGACCAGCGAGCCGGTGACGACGACGGTGACGCCCTGCAGCGTCTGTGCGATCGACTCGTCGCGCTCGTCCTCCATGCGCACTCCGTCGGCGGCCCACCGCTCGATGATCTGGCGGTGCCACTCGTTGTCCTCGCCGTCGAACCACTCGCGCACCGCGGTCGCGATCGTCGGGCCGACTCCTTCGACGTCGGCGAGCTGCTCCTCGTCCGCCTCGCGTATCGCCGCGATCGACCCGAAGTGCTGCGCCAGCGCCCGGGCCGCGGTCGGCCCGACGTGCCGGATCGACAGCGCGACGAGCACCCGCCACAGGGGCTGCTCCTTGGCCGCCTGCAAGTGCTCGATGAGCTTGCGGCCGTTCTCGGAGAGCACCTGCCCCTCGTGCACCGACTCCGGGGGGTCCCCCTTCTTGGCCTTGCGGCGGTATAGCGGCACGCGGAAGATGTCGTCCGCCGTGAGGGAGAACAGGGTCGACTCGTCGGTGAGCACGCCGGCGTCGAGCAGCCCGACGACGCCCTCCCAGCCGAGCACCTCGATGTCGAATGCCCCGCGTCCGGCGAGGGAGGAGAGCCGCTCGCGCAGCTGGCTCGGGCAGGTGCGCGAGTTGGGGCAGCGGATGTCCTTGTCGCCCTCCTTCTGCTGGCCGAGCTTCGTGCCGCAGGAGGGGCAGTGCGTCGGCATGACGAACTTCCGCTCGCTGCCGTCACGCAGGTCGACCACCGGACCGAGGATCTCCGGGATCACGTCGCCGGCCTTGCGCAGCACGACCGTGTCACCGATGAGCACGCCCTTGCGCGTCACCTCGTGGCCGTTGTGCAACGTCGCCATCGAGACCGTGGACCCGGCGACCGTCACCGGCTCCATCACACCGAAGGGGGTCACCCGCCCGGTGCGTCCGACGTTGACCTGGATGTCGAGCAGCTTGGTGTTGACCTCCTCGGGCGGGTACTTCCACGCGATGGCCCAGCGAGGGGCCCGCGAGGTGGTGCCCAGGCGGCGCTGCACCGCGATCTCGTCGACCTTGACGACGACACCGTCGATCTCGTGGTCGTAGTCGTGGCGCTGCTCCTCCACCTGCGTGATGAAGCGGCGCACCTCGGTCATCGAGTCGAAGACCCGGTAGTGCGGGGACGTCGGCAACCCCCACGAGGCCATCAGCTCGTAGGCGTGGCTCTGGCTGTCTATGTCGAAGCCCTCGCGCCGCCCCATCCCGTGCACGAGCATGCGCAACGGCCGACGGGCGGTGACGCGAGGGTCCTTCTGCCGCAACGATCCCGCGGCGGAGTTGCGCGGGTTGGCGAAGGGGGCCCGGCCCGACTCGACGAGACCGGCATTGAGCTCGGCGAAGTCCTCGAGGCGGAAGAAGACCTCCCCGCGGACCTCGACGAGGTCCGGGACCGGGTGCTCGCCGGCGTCGAGCCGGGTGGGGATGCCCTCGACGGTGCGCACGTTCATCGTGATGTCCTCGCCGGTGCGCCCGTCGCCGCGCGTCAGTGCGCGGGTGAGCTTCCCCCCTTCGTAGAGGAGGTTGACGGCCAGACCGTCGATCTTCAGCTCGCACAGGTAGTGGAAGCCGGAGACCTCCTGCTCCACGCGCCCGGCCCAGTCGACGAGCTCGTCGGTGTCGAAAGCGTTGTCCAGCGACAGCATCCGGTCCAGGTGGTCCACGGCCGTGAAGTCGGTCGAGAAGATCGCGCCTCCGACGTTCTGCGTCGGCGACTGCGTGGTGCGAAGGGAGGGGTATGCCTCCTCGAGGTCGTCCAGCGCTCGGATGAGCCCGTCGTAGGCGCCGTCGCTGATCGTCGGCGCGTCCTTGACGTGGTAGGCGAACTGCGCGGCCGTGGCCTGCTCGGCCAGCTCGGCCCACTCGTCCCGGACCTGCTCGGGCACGTCGGCCGGGGTCTCCGGCTTCGCCCGGGCTGCGGACTCGTCTCTCTCGGGGATCTCGCTCACGGTCTCCATCCTGCCGCAGGCCACCGACCCGGCAACGCCACCGGGCCCCCTTCCGTCCGGCCGGGGTCACAGTGTTGGATGGCACCACCCCATCGGCTACCCAGGAGTTCTCCATGACCAACTTGGCCAGCAACCTCGTTGCGACCGCCCAGGCACACCCCGACCAGGTGGCCATCAAGCTCGACGACGCGGAACTGACCTGGCAGCAGCTGCACGGCATGGCCGCCAGGGCCGCCGGCGCCATGCGCGCCGCCGGTCTGGAGCCGGGCGACCGTGTCGCGCTGATCCTGCCGAACATCCCCGCCTTCCCGGTGCTCTTCTACGGCGCCCTGCTGGCCGGCGGCACCGTCGTGCCGATGAACCCGCTGCTGAAGGCCCAGGAGATCGAGTACTTCTTCACCGACTCCGGTGCGAAGTTCGCCTTCGCGTGGGGCGACTTCCTCGGCGAGGCGCAGGGCGGCGCGGAGGGGACCTCGACGAAGGTGATCGCCTCCGGCCCCGTCGGCCCGAGCGAGGAGGACCTGCCCGCGGGTGAGCCACTCGCCGCGCCGGTCGAGCGCGACGACGAGGACACCGCGGTCATCCTCTACACCTCGGGCACGACCGGCCGGCCCAAGGGCGCGGAGCTGACGCACCGGAACCTCCACCTGAATGCGCAGCGCTCCGCGCACGACATCATCGGCATCACCTCCGACGACGTCGTCATGGGCTGTCTGCCGCTCTTCCATGTCTTCGGTCTGACCTGCGGCCTCAACGCCGCGACTCTCACCGGCGCGACCCTCACCCTCGTGCCCCGCTTCGAGCCCGGAAAGGCGCTGGAGGTCATCGAGCGCGACCAGGTGACGATCTTCGAGGGCGTGCCGACGATGTACGGCGCGATGCTGCACCACCCTGCCGTGGACGCCACCGACATCTCGAGCCTGCGCACCTGTGTCAGCGGCGGCTCGTCGCTGCCGGAGCAGACCCTCACCGAGTTCGAGGCGAAGTTCAAGGTGCGGCTGCTCGAGGGCTACGGCCTGTCGGAGACCTCCCCCGTGGCCTCCTTCAACATGCTCGACAAGCCGAGCAAGCCCGGGACGATCGGGCGGGCCATCCCCGGCTGCGAGATGAAGCTCGTCGATGACAACGGCGACGAGGTCGGCCCCGGCGAGGGCGTCGGTGAGATCGCCATCCGCGGCGACAACATCATGAAGGGCTACTGGAACAAGCCCGAGGAGACCGCCGCGGCCATCCGCGACGGCTGGTTCTACAGCGGTGACATCGCGAGCGTCGACGATGAGGGGTACTACACCATCGTCGACCGCAAGAAGGACATGATCATCCGCGGCGGGATGAACATCTACCCCCGCGAGGTCGAGGAGGTGCTGTACACGCACCCGGACGTGCTCGAGTGCGCTGTGGTCGGAGTGCCGCACCCGGAGCTCGGCGAGGACGTCGGGGCAGCGGTGTCCCTGCGCGAGGGCGCCTCGGGTGACGTCGACGAGATCCGGGCCTACGTCAAGGACCGGATCGCGGCCTACAAGTACCCCCGCCTGGTGTGGGTGCTGGACGAGATCCCCAAGGGCCCGACGGGCAAGATCCTCAAGCGCGAGGTCCAGGCCCCGAGCGCCTGAACCGCGAGGCCGTGCCCGAAGGGGCCTCCTGGTGCATCTCGTGGCGGATACCGCCGGTGATGACGCCGGGAGGCCCCTTCGTGCACGATCCCCGACGCGCGATCGACTCAGCGCGGGCCGGTCGAGCGCTCCTCGAACCACGTGGTCGTGACGCCGCCCGCGCGGAAGGCCTCGTCCGCGATCAGCGACAGGTGCAGGTCACGTGTGGTCACCACGCCCTCGACGGTGAACTCGGTGAGGGCCTGCTCGGCACGGGCCAGTGCTTCGTCACGGTCCCGACCGTGGACGACCACCTTGGCCACCAAGGAGTCGTAGTACGGCACGATCTGCCCACCTGCCACGAATCCGGAATCCACCCTCACCCCGGGACCATTCGGTGAGTCGAATCGGACGAGCTCCCCCGGCGAGGGGAAGAAGTCCTGCTCCGGGTCCTCGGCGTTGATCCGGAACTCCACGGCAGCGCCGGAGAGCGTGATGTCGTCCTGGGTCACCGACAACGGCTCCCCTGCGGCGACCCTCAGCTGCTCGGCGACCAGGTCCGTATTCGTCACCATCTCGGTGATCGGGTGCTCCACCTGGATGCGGGTGTTCATCTCGATGAAGTAGAACGCCTGCCCCTCGACGAGGAACTCCACGGTGCCCGCGCCCTGGTACCCGACCTCGGCGGCCAGGCGGACCGCCGCGCTCGTGATCTCGTCCCGCAACGTCGCGGCCAGCCCCGGAGCTGGTGCCTCCTCGAGCAGCTTCTGCCGGCGCCGCTGGACCGAGCAGTCCCGCTCGAAGAAGTGGACGACGTTGCCGTGCGTGTCACCCACGACCTGGACCTCGATGTGCCTGGCGTTCTCGATGCACCGCTCGAGGTAGAGCGAGCCGTCGCCGAAGGAGGCGCTGGCCTCGGCCTGCGCGGTCGCAACCGCGTCATCGAGCTCGTCGTCGGTCCGCACCACGCGGATGCCTCGGCCGCCACCTCCGGCAGCCGCCTTGATCAGCAGGGGGAAGCCGACGTCGGCGGCTGCGGCACGCGCGGCCGCCGCGTCGGCGACGACCCCCGAGCCGGGGACGACGGGGACACCGGCCTGCTCGGCGGTCCGGCGTGCAGCGGCCTTGTCACCCATCGACTCGATCACCTCGGCCGAGGGACCCACGTAGGTCAGTCCCGCCTCGGTCACACGCCGGGCGAACTCCGGGCGCTCGGCCAGGAATCCGTATCCCGGGTGCACGTGGGTGCACCCGGAGTCGCGTGCTGCCTCCAGGACCGCGTCGATGTCCAGGTAGGAGCGACGAGCTGGTGAGGGGCCGATGCGGCGGGCATCGTCGGCGAGTACCACCCAGCGCGAGTCGGCATCGGCGTCGGAATGCACCGCGACCGCCTCCCAACCACAGGTGTGCGCTGCCCTGATGACACGGACCGCGATCTCGCCGCGGTTGGCGACGAGGACCCGTCGGGTGGGTGCGGCGCTCACTCCAGGACCGCCACGTCCTGCCCGACGGACAGCTCGGACTCGTCGTCTACCAGGAACTCCTTGATGGTTCCGCCTGCCGTTGCCTTCAGCTCGGTGAAGTTCTTCATCACCTCGATCAGGCCGATCGTCTGGCCCTCGGTGACCTGGTCGCCGTCGTTGACGTACACCTCCTGGTCCGGGGAGGGGCGACGGTAGAACACTCCGGGGAGCGGAGAGGAGATCGTGGGCATCGTGCTTCCTTTCGACGAGTTTGCGTAGCTGTGCGTGTGGTCGGGCTCAGGCCAGTGCCGAACGAATCCGGTCCAACCAACGGGTGCGGTCGGCGCGCGCGGCCAGGGCCTCGTCGATGCCGACGTCCCGGAACCGGATCGTGTCGCCCGTCTTGGCCTGTCCGAACAGGTCCCGGTCGACAGAGATGACCGTGGCGATCGTGACGTAACCACCACCGGTGACCGCGTCGCCGAGGAGGACGATCGGCTCGTCCCCACCCGGTACCTGGATCGAGCCCAGCGGGTAGCCGAGGTCGACCACGTTCGCCGGATCGCTGCCCGCCCCGAAGGGTTGCTCGCGCTCGACGAAGTCGAGCGTGCCGCCGCGCAGCCGGTACCCGACCCTGTCCGCGTCCTTGGTGATCCGCCACGGGGTGCCCAAGAAGGACTCGAGTGCGTTCTCCGTGAGCCGGTAGGAGCACAACCCGACGACGGCCCTGACCTCGACGTCGGAGGGGAACTGCGGCACCAGGTCGTCGGGGACGACAGCGCCTTGCGTCCCTCCCGAAGCATCACCCAGCGGGAGGACGTCACCATCGGTCAGGGTGCGACCCTCGTGGCCACCGAGCCCGATCAGGGTGTAGGTCGAGCGCGATCCCAGGTACTCCGGTACGGCGACGCCGCCGGAGACCGCGATGTACGGGCGGGCACCCGTGGTGATCATCCCGAATGCCAGTACGTCGCCACTGGTGACCCTGGTGCTCGCCCACATCGGAACCGGTTCGCCGTTGAGCGTGACGGCGGCGTCCCCACCGGTCACCGCGACGATCCGCTCGTCGGTGAACTCCAGCGTCGGTCCGATGTACGTGGCCTCCAGGGCGGCGGCGCCCTCGGGGTTGCCCACGAGGAGGTTGGCGACCCGGAAGGAGAACTGGTCCATCGCACCGGAGGGCGGCATGCCGATGGCATACCGGCCCGTGCGGCCGAGGTCCTGGACGGTCGTCGACAGTCCACCCGAGACGACTCTCACCTGTGCACTCATCGGTACAGCACCTCCAGCAGACGGTCGTTGACTCCTTGTGGGTCGTCGAGGAAGGCTGCGGGCGAGAACTCGACGTCGTGCTGGCGATACCGGAACGTCCCTGCCTCCACCTCCCTGCGGGTGTCGTCGAACTCCGCGCGGTCCACGGATCGGTACCTCAGGATGTCGCCCGCCCTCGGGAAGACGATGGAGTGGTCGAAGTCCGGGTGGTCCTGGCGCACGTTGAGCACCGGCGTGGCAGACATCCCGTACAGCTGGTATCCGCCGGCGCCCTGGACCGGGTAGACCACCGAGAAGGCACCACCGATCCCGAAGGCCCGTTCCGGGGTGAAGGTCCGGGGACGCACGTACTTGGGGACCTGCACCTGCCGTTCCCTCGGCTCGAGCTGGTAGCAGAACGGCAGACCCGGGACGAAGCCGAGCATCGTCACGATCCACGGGTTCCCGGCCAGGTGCTCGATGAAGGCCTCGACGCTGTCGAAGCCGTTGGTGCGGGCGCCGTACTCCAGGTCGGTCGACTCCGGGTCCTGGTGCCGGTCGCGGAAGCGCATCATCGCCTCGTGCGTCCAGGGATCGTTGTAGAGCACCGGCACGTCCACCACGCGGGTCTGCAGCGTGAAGCCCTCGGGCACCTCCTGGAAGCGCCCTTCGAGATCCTTCAGCAGCCCCATGAGTTCCGCCGGGGGCACGACGTCGGGGTCGAACCGCACGAGGTAGGACGCATTGGAGGGACAGATGTCGACCAGGCCCGACATCTGCCTGTTCTCCAGCTCCTGGGTGATGAGTGTGGCCTTGATGTTGGCCTCCATGCTCATCTCCTCGGCGATCTCGACGAAGATGAACTCGTCTCCCCCGTGCTCGTAGCGCGCGGGGGGCAGCTGCACCGGTTGGCTCATGAACCCTCCTGGTCGATGTGGTGGAGGGACCGGATCGTCCACCCCTTGCTCGTGATGCGATCGACGACCGCGTGGGCGTTGTCGACGGCCCCGGGACGGTCCGAGTGCAGGCAGATCGTGTCCGCCCGGATCGAGGACTCGACACCGTTGACCGAACGGATTCGGCCGTCGAGGATGTCGGCGACCTGGTCGGCACACCACTGTGGGTCACGACGCTGGTTCTTCGGGTCGATGATGATGTGGCCGTCATCGGTGTACTCCAGGTCGGCAAAGGCCTCGGCTGCCACCTTGTGGCCACGCTCGCGCTGGCGCTCGGCACAGTGCCCGGCCTCGAGCACCATCAGGAGCGACGCGTCCATCTGGGCGACGGCATCGGCCACGGCGTCCGCCGCGTCGTCGTCCTTCATCAGCAGCCCATAGAGGCTGCCGTGGGGTTTGACGTGGCGAAGGGGGACCCCCAGCTGGTCGGCGAAGGCGCGCAAGGCACCCGTCTGGTACAGCACCGCCTGCGCTGCCTCTGCCGGGGAGAAGGCCATCGCCCGGCGCCCGAAGCCGGTGAGGTCGGGGAATCCCGGGTGCGCGCCCAGCCCGATCTCGTGCTCCTTGGCGAGCGTGACCGAGGTGGACATCGTCGCCGGGTCGCCGGCGTGCCACCCGCAGGCGACGTTGATCGAGGAGATCAACGGGGCCAGCGACTCATCGGCGCCCAGGGTCCACCGACCGAAGCTCTCACCACCATCCGCATTGAGATCGATGAGTTTCGTACTGGCACTCATGCACACGCTCCTGTCGTGACGATTCCGGGACGGTCGCTTCTCCTCATCCACCCACTCCTGCGGCTGCGGTGACCGCTCTGCCTGCGAGGACTCCCGCGAGGTGGCGGCGGTACTCGGCCGTGCCCGCGGCGTCGACTGCCGGGGAGGTCCCCTCACCAGCACGCGCTGCCGCATCGTGCAGTGCGCCTTGTTGGAGCGGCGCTCCCCTCAGGGCTGCTTCGGCCGCCTCGGCCCGCAGCGGGGTCTGCCCCATGTTGGCCATCCCGAGACGCGCCCGGGCGACGGCACCGTCCTCGACCTGCACCGCCGCCGCCACGGCGACGATGCACCAGGACTGGGCCACCTGCGCAAACTTCTCGTAGTGCATCCCCCACCCGGTGTGCTTGGGCACCCGGACCGCGGTCACCACCTCCCCTTCGTCCAACGCAGTGGTGAAGGGGCCGTGGAAGAACTCGGCCGCAGGCACGGTCCGCGCACCGGCGGGCCCGCTGATCTCGATCGCCCCGTCGAGGGCGAGCACGGCGGGTGCGATGTCACCGGCCGGGTCGGCGTGGGCCAGGGAGCCGCCGATGGTCCCCCGGTACCTGATCTGCGGATCCCCCACCGAGGCAGCTGCCTGTCCCAGGACCCCGGCGTGCGCGGCGACGAGCGGGTCGTGGGCCACGGTGTGGTGGGTGGTCATGGCACCGATGACGAGGTGATCGCCCTCCTCGCGCACCTGCTTCAGCTCGGGGACCCGACGCAGGTCGACGAGCAGGTCCGGGTCGGCCATCCGCATCCGCAGCACCGGCATCAGCGACTGCCCACCACCCATGATGGTGGCCTCGCCCCCGCCGTCGGCGAGGCTGCGCACCACCTCCTCGATGCTGGTGGGTGAGGTGTACTCGAAGTCCACGGGCCTCATGCCGTCACCTGTCCCTCGGTCGCGCGTGCGGATGCCTCGTGGATCGCGGTCCACACCTTCAGTGGTGTGCACGGCATCGTGATGTCGGTGACTCCGAGCGGTCGCAGCGCGTCCAGGACACCGTTGACGATGGCCGGGGGTGCCGCCGTGGTTCCTGTCTCGCCGACCGCCTTGACGCCCAGCGTGTTGGTGGTCGCCTCGGTCACCGTGGTGTCCGTGCGATAACGCAGGACGTCGGGAGCGGCGGGGACGAGATAGTCGGCCAGGGTGCCGCTGGTCAGCTGCCCCTCGTCCGAGTACTGGATCTCCTCGTACAGCGCCTGCGCGATGCCCTGCGTCAGTCCGCCGTGCACCTGACCGTCGACGATCATCGGGTTGACGATGACGCCCACGTCCTGGACGCAGACGTAGTCGCGGACCCTCACCCGGCCGGTCTGCGTGTCGACCTCGACGGCCGCCAGGTGGGTCCCCGTCGGGTAGGAGAAGTTCTCCGGGTCGAAAGTGAAGTCCGCATCGAGGTTCGGCTCCAGCCCGTCCGGGAGGTCGTGCGCGAGCCACGTGCTGAGCATGATCTCCTGGATCGTCACCCCGCTGGTCGTGCCCTTGACCGAGAACTTCCCCCCGACGAACTCGAGGTCGTCGGCGCTGGCCTCGAGCAGGTGGGCGGCGATCGGCCTCGCCTTTTCCACGACCTTGCGGGCCGCCCCGACGATGGCCATCCCACCGACGACCAGCGAGCGGGACCCGTAGGTGTCCATGCCCTTGTGCGAGGACGCGGTGTCGCCGCTGATCAGGATGATGTCGTCGAAGGGGATGCCCAGCTCGTCAGCGACGATCTGGGAGAAGGCAGTCGCGTGGCCCTGCCCGTGCGAGGTGGTGCCCACCACGACCTCGACCTTGCCCGTCGGCAGCATCCGGACCGTGGAGTGCTCCCACCCGCCGGACCCGTAGTTCAGCCCGCCGAGCACGCGGCTGGGCGCGAGGCCGGACAACTCGACGAAGGTGCACACCCCGATGCCGAGCTGGACCGGATCCTTCGCCTCACGGCGCCGCTGCTGCTCCGCCCGGAGCTCGTCGTACCGGAACATCGCCAGTGCCTTGTCGGTGGCCTGGTCGTAGTTGCCCGAGTCGTAGGTCAGACCGGCGGCGGTGGCGTACGGGAACTCCTCGGCCCTGATCCAGTTGCGTCGTCGCACCTCGATCGGGTCGAGGTCCAGCTCGACGGCCAGCTCATCCATCATCCGCTCGATGCCGAAGGTCGCCTCCGGCTTCCCCGCACCGCGGTAGGCATCGGTCATCGTCTTGTTGGTGAAGACGTCCGTGCAGTGGAAGCTGTAGGCGGGGACCCGGTAGATGCCGTTGAACATGAACCCGCCCAGCAGCGGGATACCTGCGGTGAGGATCCCCAGGTAGGCACCCATGTCGGCGGTGAGATCCACGTCCAGAGCCGTGATCGTCCCGTCGCGCTTCGCGGCCAGAGTCAGCTCCTGCACCTGGTCCCGGGCGTGGTGCGAGGACTGCATGGACTCGCTGCGGGTCTCGGTGTACTTGCACGGCAACCGCAGACGCCGGGCAACGAGGAGCACGAGCGCCTCCTCACGGGTGAACTGCAACTTGCCGCCGAAGCCCCCACCGACGTCCGGGGCCACGACACGCAGCTCGTGCTCCGCGATGGGCTGGGTCATCGACATGAGGATGCGCACGATGTGCGGGACCTGGGTCGCCGACCACATCGTCACCTGCTCGGCGTTCGGATCGACCACGATCGAGCGGGGTTCGATGTATGCGGGCGTGATGCGGTTCTGCCGGAGGGTGCGTCGCACGACGACCTGGTCCGGGTCGGACTCCGCCTCTCGGATCACCGCAGCCGCGTCGCCCCCGGTACCGAGCGTGACCGAGTCCAGCCCCCAGGTGGCGCACACGTTCGTGCCCAGGTCGGGGTGGACGAGCGGACTTCCCTCCTGCTTCGCCGCCAGTGGATCGACGACCACGGGCAGCTCGTCGTAGTCGACGTCGATCAGCTCGAGGGCGTCCTCGGCAGCCTCCTTGGACGTCGCCGCCACGACCGCCACGATGTCGCCGACGTGCTTGACCGCGCCGACGCTCAGCGGGAAGTACGGCGGCGTCTTCATGTCGTCGCTGACCGTCCACGCCGTCGGCATCGCGCCCTGCTCCGGCAGGTCCTCGCCGGTCCAGACCCCGACGACACCGTGGGCCCGAGCTGCCTCCGCGGTGTCCAGGCTCGTGATCGTCGCATGCGCCACCGGAGAACGGAGCACCGACAGGTGCACCATCCCCGGCAGGGTCATGTCATCGGTCCAGCGGGTCCGACCGGTCAGGGCCCGCTCGTCCTCGCGGCGCAGTCGCGCGCGGCCGATCTCGGGTCGCTGCTCGTCCTCGGCCACGGTCGGATCGGATGTCGTGGTCATCGTCCTGCCTCCTGCTCGCCCGCGGTCTGCGAGTAGGCCATGACCGCCGAGACGATCCCCTGGTAGCCGGTGCAGCGGCACATGTTGCCCTTGAGCCCCTCACGGACCTCGTCCTCGGTCGGCTCGGGGTTCTCCCGTACGAAGCACACACTGCGCATGAGCATCCCGGGGGTGCAGTAACCGCACTGCAGACCGTGGTGCTCGTGGAAGGCCTGCTGGACCGGGTGCAGGGTGCCGTCGGCAGCGGCCAGCCCCTCGACGGTCTCGATCTCGGCGCCGTCGGCCTGCACGGCGAGGACGGAGCAGGACTTGATGCTCTCCCCGTCGACGAGCACGGTGCAGGCCCCGCAGTTGCTGGTGTCGCACCCGACGACGGTGCCGGTCT from Janibacter cremeus includes these protein-coding regions:
- a CDS encoding long-chain-fatty-acid--CoA ligase, which produces MTNLASNLVATAQAHPDQVAIKLDDAELTWQQLHGMAARAAGAMRAAGLEPGDRVALILPNIPAFPVLFYGALLAGGTVVPMNPLLKAQEIEYFFTDSGAKFAFAWGDFLGEAQGGAEGTSTKVIASGPVGPSEEDLPAGEPLAAPVERDDEDTAVILYTSGTTGRPKGAELTHRNLHLNAQRSAHDIIGITSDDVVMGCLPLFHVFGLTCGLNAATLTGATLTLVPRFEPGKALEVIERDQVTIFEGVPTMYGAMLHHPAVDATDISSLRTCVSGGSSLPEQTLTEFEAKFKVRLLEGYGLSETSPVASFNMLDKPSKPGTIGRAIPGCEMKLVDDNGDEVGPGEGVGEIAIRGDNIMKGYWNKPEETAAAIRDGWFYSGDIASVDDEGYYTIVDRKKDMIIRGGMNIYPREVEEVLYTHPDVLECAVVGVPHPELGEDVGAAVSLREGASGDVDEIRAYVKDRIAAYKYPRLVWVLDEIPKGPTGKILKREVQAPSA
- a CDS encoding biotin-dependent carboxyltransferase family protein; amino-acid sequence: MSAQVRVVSGGLSTTVQDLGRTGRYAIGMPPSGAMDQFSFRVANLLVGNPEGAAALEATYIGPTLEFTDERIVAVTGGDAAVTLNGEPVPMWASTRVTSGDVLAFGMITTGARPYIAVSGGVAVPEYLGSRSTYTLIGLGGHEGRTLTDGDVLPLGDASGGTQGAVVPDDLVPQFPSDVEVRAVVGLCSYRLTENALESFLGTPWRITKDADRVGYRLRGGTLDFVEREQPFGAGSDPANVVDLGYPLGSIQVPGGDEPIVLLGDAVTGGGYVTIATVISVDRDLFGQAKTGDTIRFRDVGIDEALAARADRTRWLDRIRSALA
- the ligA gene encoding NAD-dependent DNA ligase LigA — translated: METVSEIPERDESAARAKPETPADVPEQVRDEWAELAEQATAAQFAYHVKDAPTISDGAYDGLIRALDDLEEAYPSLRTTQSPTQNVGGAIFSTDFTAVDHLDRMLSLDNAFDTDELVDWAGRVEQEVSGFHYLCELKIDGLAVNLLYEGGKLTRALTRGDGRTGEDITMNVRTVEGIPTRLDAGEHPVPDLVEVRGEVFFRLEDFAELNAGLVESGRAPFANPRNSAAGSLRQKDPRVTARRPLRMLVHGMGRREGFDIDSQSHAYELMASWGLPTSPHYRVFDSMTEVRRFITQVEEQRHDYDHEIDGVVVKVDEIAVQRRLGTTSRAPRWAIAWKYPPEEVNTKLLDIQVNVGRTGRVTPFGVMEPVTVAGSTVSMATLHNGHEVTRKGVLIGDTVVLRKAGDVIPEILGPVVDLRDGSERKFVMPTHCPSCGTKLGQQKEGDKDIRCPNSRTCPSQLRERLSSLAGRGAFDIEVLGWEGVVGLLDAGVLTDESTLFSLTADDIFRVPLYRRKAKKGDPPESVHEGQVLSENGRKLIEHLQAAKEQPLWRVLVALSIRHVGPTAARALAQHFGSIAAIREADEEQLADVEGVGPTIATAVREWFDGEDNEWHRQIIERWAADGVRMEDERDESIAQTLQGVTVVVTGSLVEFSRDSAKEAILERGGKASGSVSKKTDWVVVGDNAGTKEARARDLGRPILTEAQFVELLETGSVVDFEQDEGGVLRREEGASKGSGS
- a CDS encoding LamB/YcsF family protein, whose product is MSASTKLIDLNADGGESFGRWTLGADESLAPLISSINVACGWHAGDPATMSTSVTLAKEHEIGLGAHPGFPDLTGFGRRAMAFSPAEAAQAVLYQTGALRAFADQLGVPLRHVKPHGSLYGLLMKDDDAADAVADAVAQMDASLLMVLEAGHCAERQRERGHKVAAEAFADLEYTDDGHIIIDPKNQRRDPQWCADQVADILDGRIRSVNGVESSIRADTICLHSDRPGAVDNAHAVVDRITSKGWTIRSLHHIDQEGS
- a CDS encoding acetyl-CoA carboxylase biotin carboxylase subunit; protein product: MSAAPTRRVLVANRGEIAVRVIRAAHTCGWEAVAVHSDADADSRWVVLADDARRIGPSPARRSYLDIDAVLEAARDSGCTHVHPGYGFLAERPEFARRVTEAGLTYVGPSAEVIESMGDKAAARRTAEQAGVPVVPGSGVVADAAAARAAAADVGFPLLIKAAAGGGGRGIRVVRTDDELDDAVATAQAEASASFGDGSLYLERCIENARHIEVQVVGDTHGNVVHFFERDCSVQRRRQKLLEEAPAPGLAATLRDEITSAAVRLAAEVGYQGAGTVEFLVEGQAFYFIEMNTRIQVEHPITEMVTNTDLVAEQLRVAAGEPLSVTQDDITLSGAAVEFRINAEDPEQDFFPSPGELVRFDSPNGPGVRVDSGFVAGGQIVPYYDSLVAKVVVHGRDRDEALARAEQALTEFTVEGVVTTRDLHLSLIADEAFRAGGVTTTWFEERSTGPR
- a CDS encoding 5-oxoprolinase subunit B family protein — translated: MSQPVQLPPARYEHGGDEFIFVEIAEEMSMEANIKATLITQELENRQMSGLVDICPSNASYLVRFDPDVVPPAELMGLLKDLEGRFQEVPEGFTLQTRVVDVPVLYNDPWTHEAMMRFRDRHQDPESTDLEYGARTNGFDSVEAFIEHLAGNPWIVTMLGFVPGLPFCYQLEPRERQVQVPKYVRPRTFTPERAFGIGGAFSVVYPVQGAGGYQLYGMSATPVLNVRQDHPDFDHSIVFPRAGDILRYRSVDRAEFDDTRREVEAGTFRYRQHDVEFSPAAFLDDPQGVNDRLLEVLYR
- a CDS encoding acetyl-CoA carboxylase; protein product: MPTISSPLPGVFYRRPSPDQEVYVNDGDQVTEGQTIGLIEVMKNFTELKATAGGTIKEFLVDDESELSVGQDVAVLE